A window of Mucilaginibacter paludis DSM 18603 contains these coding sequences:
- a CDS encoding RagB/SusD family nutrient uptake outer membrane protein, which yields MKIKIYPQLTKLAVIAGIASCALVSCKKFISPEPVSSFSQQFVFSNLPYAKAAVIGVYNNLSGQNSYGLYYSMYYPYDTDEMMGAGGNTQDGERRDLARYNITSTNGGISAAYANNYSGIERANICIEQIPQMALYSSGSAIEKGELRRLYGEALTLRAQFYFDLVKVWGDVPAQWLPSAEMPTLFIPKTDRDTIYNRLLNDLKTAEDLVPWRTEIATLGDAADERITKVAVKALRARIALFRGGYSLRRVSNAMERRADYKTYYTIARDECADIMARRDQHTLNASYKALWQTYVCGRNANEPNGEFLFQIAEGGNTGTTDGRIGVYNGTKVGQSSNGSLSILPTYYYSFDSTDVRRDVTAAPYETKNDLVSRTGHAITNIPDGKFRREWWSNPVNPTLATLQSGINWILIRFSDVLLMYAEADNELNGAPSQAAISAVNEVSKRAHGGNQALVPAIPTDYTGFFKYLVRERYLEFGGEGIRKYDLIRWNLLTAAIAETKVNLANMGAAVPLAMNAPSYMASPAPYCLSATLPQFMYYWTTLPTVYNGSNLNTYDDSRIWANSLYKPAPTTTPANTTKVNWVGVQGTSGFNAVYTNLFAFAFKPNHSELYPIYINQINASAGVLTQDYNY from the coding sequence ATGAAAATTAAAATATATCCTCAACTAACCAAACTGGCGGTTATTGCCGGCATCGCTTCCTGCGCATTGGTTTCGTGTAAAAAGTTCATTTCGCCCGAACCTGTTTCATCTTTCAGCCAGCAATTTGTATTTAGTAACTTACCTTACGCCAAGGCCGCGGTAATCGGAGTTTATAATAACCTTTCGGGGCAAAACTCTTACGGGCTGTATTATAGCATGTATTACCCCTACGATACCGACGAAATGATGGGAGCGGGCGGCAATACCCAGGACGGGGAGCGCCGCGACCTGGCCCGTTACAATATCACCTCAACCAACGGTGGTATATCGGCTGCTTATGCCAACAATTACTCGGGTATTGAGCGCGCCAATATTTGCATTGAGCAAATACCTCAGATGGCGTTATATAGTTCGGGCTCCGCAATTGAAAAAGGCGAGCTGCGAAGGTTATATGGTGAAGCCCTTACGTTAAGGGCGCAGTTTTATTTTGACCTGGTAAAGGTTTGGGGAGATGTGCCGGCGCAATGGCTGCCTTCTGCAGAGATGCCTACTTTATTTATACCCAAAACAGACCGCGACACCATTTACAACCGTTTGCTTAACGACCTGAAAACAGCCGAAGACCTGGTGCCCTGGAGAACTGAGATTGCCACTTTAGGCGATGCCGCCGACGAACGTATTACCAAAGTTGCAGTAAAGGCGCTAAGAGCAAGGATAGCGCTTTTTCGTGGTGGATATTCTTTACGCAGGGTAAGCAATGCCATGGAACGCCGCGCTGATTATAAAACCTATTATACCATAGCCCGCGACGAGTGTGCCGATATTATGGCGCGAAGAGATCAGCATACGCTTAACGCAAGTTATAAAGCCCTGTGGCAAACTTATGTATGCGGCCGTAACGCCAATGAGCCTAACGGCGAGTTTTTGTTCCAGATAGCCGAAGGTGGCAATACCGGCACCACCGACGGGCGGATCGGGGTTTATAATGGCACCAAAGTTGGCCAGAGTTCAAATGGTTCCTTATCTATTCTACCTACCTACTATTATTCTTTCGACTCTACCGACGTTCGCCGCGATGTTACTGCCGCACCTTATGAAACCAAAAACGATTTGGTGAGCCGCACCGGCCACGCTATTACCAATATACCGGATGGCAAATTCAGAAGGGAATGGTGGAGCAACCCGGTAAACCCTACCTTGGCTACGCTGCAATCGGGCATTAACTGGATCTTAATTCGTTTTTCGGATGTTTTATTGATGTATGCCGAAGCTGATAATGAACTTAACGGCGCTCCGTCTCAGGCAGCTATATCGGCCGTTAACGAGGTAAGTAAACGGGCGCATGGCGGCAACCAAGCTTTGGTGCCCGCCATCCCTACCGACTACACCGGATTTTTCAAGTATCTGGTACGTGAGCGCTACCTCGAATTTGGTGGCGAAGGCATCCGCAAATACGATCTGATCCGCTGGAACCTGTTAACCGCCGCCATTGCCGAAACCAAGGTAAACCTGGCTAATATGGGAGCCGCCGTGCCATTGGCCATGAATGCACCAAGCTACATGGCCTCCCCAGCTCCGTACTGCCTTAGCGCCACCTTGCCACAATTTATGTACTACTGGACTACACTTCCAACGGTATATAATGGCAGTAATTTAAATACCTACGATGATTCGAGGATATGGGCAAACTCCTTATATAAACCAGCCCCGACTACAACACCGGCCAATACCACAAAGGTAAACTGGGTTGGCGTTCAGGGCACATCGGGCTTTAACGCGGTTTATACCAATTTATTCGCCTTTGCTTTCAAGCCCAATCATAGTGAGCTGTACCCCATCTATATCAACCAGATCAATGCAAGTGCAGGTGTTTTAACCCAGGATTACAACTATTAA
- a CDS encoding pectinesterase family protein, which produces MKKLLFFCLIFTSLNQVYGARRITVAQDGSGNYKTVQEAVNAVKNNDAERTEIFVKKGTYKERIIVGLNKINISLIGEDVKNTVLVFDNYALRLDSAGVALGTARTASFYVYGSGFTAKNITFQNSAGPVGQALAIYIAGDRAAFFGCRFLGFQDTIYTNGHGAREYYQDCYIEGTTDFIFGAATALFDHCTIFCKKGGLYISAASTLDTTQYGYVFMHCTVTGNAPDGTFALGRPWRAYAKVVYLYCELGRVIMDAGWDNWRNAENEKTAYYAEYKNTGPGYRPDKRVAWSHQLNDKEARLYTKQQILNDWNPD; this is translated from the coding sequence ATGAAAAAGCTCTTATTTTTCTGTTTGATTTTTACCAGCTTAAACCAGGTATATGGAGCCAGACGCATTACGGTAGCACAGGATGGCAGCGGCAATTATAAAACAGTTCAGGAGGCTGTTAACGCGGTAAAAAATAATGACGCTGAACGGACGGAAATATTTGTAAAAAAAGGAACCTATAAAGAGCGGATAATTGTCGGTCTCAATAAAATAAACATCTCGCTTATCGGCGAAGATGTAAAAAATACGGTGCTTGTTTTTGATAATTATGCCTTACGGTTAGATTCGGCCGGGGTAGCTTTGGGCACCGCACGAACGGCAAGTTTTTATGTATACGGCAGTGGCTTTACCGCCAAAAACATCACGTTCCAAAACTCGGCTGGGCCTGTTGGCCAGGCGCTGGCAATTTACATAGCCGGTGACAGGGCCGCATTTTTTGGCTGCCGCTTTCTGGGTTTCCAGGATACCATATATACCAATGGCCATGGTGCCAGGGAGTACTACCAGGATTGCTATATCGAGGGTACAACGGATTTTATTTTTGGCGCGGCAACCGCTTTGTTTGATCACTGCACCATATTCTGCAAAAAAGGCGGGTTGTACATTTCTGCCGCCTCAACGCTCGATACTACCCAATACGGTTATGTTTTTATGCACTGTACCGTTACCGGGAACGCACCCGACGGCACCTTTGCTTTAGGCAGGCCATGGCGGGCTTACGCCAAAGTTGTTTATTTATATTGCGAGCTCGGCAGAGTGATTATGGACGCAGGCTGGGACAATTGGCGTAATGCGGAAAACGAAAAAACAGCCTATTATGCTGAATACAAAAATACCGGCCCGGGGTATCGCCCGGATAAACGGGTAGCCTGGTCGCACCAGCTCAACGATAAAGAAGCCAGATTATATACAAAACAACAAATTTTAAACGATTGGAATCCTGATTAA